The following are from one region of the Amia ocellicauda isolate fAmiCal2 chromosome 1, fAmiCal2.hap1, whole genome shotgun sequence genome:
- the LOC136753137 gene encoding complement receptor type 1: protein MKLGLLLLLLGSSLGVFTQVPVQEQLEEEEEGSNDLTERELDTYWSGTAPLCLGGCRGKHQELRRDRCGDASCCWVGYKSLCRVNCGKPDADFNALVFGNDWWVGSVVRYTCRPGFLLIGDPARACQSDGKWTPKPTCLRICLRGRLEINEKDIDGSCSSTCSAKTHFGSLNHGCVKIDNCVTKQSGWKRWFVRCDYCDCDCFVPCSSSG, encoded by the exons ATGAAACTGGGGCTGCTCCTCCTGCTGTTGGGGTCCTCGCTGGGGGTGTTCACACAGGTGCCAGTACAGGAGCAgctggaggaggaagaggaagggagcAATG acctgacagagagagagctggacACTTACTGGTCCGGCACAGCCCCTTTGTGTCTGGGGGGATGTCGGGGGAAGCACCAAGAGCTAAGGAGGGATCGCTGTGGAGATGCCAGTTGCTGCTGGGTGGGGTACAAGTCACTGTGTCGAG TGAACTGTGGAAAGCCCGATGCTGACTTCAACGCATTGGTCTTCGGGAACGACTGGTGGGTGGGCTCGGTGGTGAGATACACCTGTCGCCCTGGGTTTCTGCTGATTGGGGACCCTGCCCGTGCCTGCCAGTCTGACGGCAAATGGACCCCCAAACCAACCTGCCTCC GAATCTGTCTGCGCGGGCGTCTGGAGATCAACGAGAAGGACATCGATGGCAGCTGCTCCTCCACCTGCTCAGCCAAGACCCACTTCGGCTCTCTGAACCACGGCTGTGTCAAGATCGACAACTGTGTCACCAAGCAGTCGGGCTGGAAGCGCTGGTTCGTGCGCTGTGACTATTGCGATTGCGACTGCTTTGTCCCCTGCT ctTCGTCTGGCTAG
- the LOC136753145 gene encoding transcobalamin-1 codes for MALTVTLLLSALLLLQGVLTQSGSEYTVSLSVQNTINNLPTLTYTTTIPYRAILLGAMRKINKADPQNFSFDIREDSNYGPFLVSVNGVAGCNTDHTYWQLLKTDGTALDVGVGCYIPDPNETVIFNFTTY; via the exons ATGGCTCTGACTGTGACACTGCTCCtctctgctctgctgctgctccaggggGTCCTGACTCAATCAG GCTCGGAATATACAGTCTCACTGTCAGTGCAGAACACCATCAACAATCTCCCGACGCTGACATACACAACCACCATCCCATATAGAGCTATCCTGCTGGGGGcaatgaggaaaataaacaaGGCCGACCCTCAAAACTTCAG TTTTGACATCAGAGAGGACTCTAACTACGGCCCCTTCCTGGTCAGTGTGAACGGAGTGGCTGGATGCAACACTGATCACACTTACTGGCAGCTGCTGAAGACCGATGGCACTGCCCTGGATGTGG GTGTCGGGTGTTACATCCCAGATCCCAATGAAACTGTCATCTTTAACTTCACCACCTATTGA
- the LOC136753152 gene encoding transcobalamin-1 yields MAPTVTLLLSALLLLPVLLAQPDTDYQVTLVVQNAINRSPTLRFKTTIPYRAVLLGAMRKINKANPKKFRFKTKEDPNYGPFLVSVNGVAGSNTDHTYWELLKAPNTPLDVGVGCYIPNPNETVIFNFTTY; encoded by the exons ATGGCTCCGACGGTGACACTGCTCCTCTCcgctctgctgctgcttccAGTGCTCCTTGCTCAGCCAG ACACAGACTATCAGGTCACACTGGTAGTGCAGAATGCCATCAACAGAAGCCCAACGCTGAGATTCAAAACCACCATCCCATATAGGGCTGTCCTGCTGGGGGCGATGAGGAAAATAAACAAGGCCAACCCCAAAAAATTCAG GTTTAAGACCAAAGAGGACCCTAACTACGGCCCTTTCCTGGTCAGTGTGAACGGAGTGGCTGGAAGCAACACTGATCACACTTACTGGGAGCTGCTGAAGGCCCCTAACACCCCCCTGGATGTGG GTGTCGGGTGTTACATCCCAAATCCCAATGAAACCGTCATCTTTAACTTCACCACCTATTGA
- the LOC136752879 gene encoding transcobalamin-1 translates to MALTVTLFLSALLLLPVLLAQSATEYPVTLVVQDTINNRQLLTYTTIIPYRAVLLGAMRKINQANPKNFRFETREDPNYGPFLVSVNGVAGNDTAHTYWQLLKADGTPTDVGVGCYIPEPNETVTLKFTTWD, encoded by the exons ATGGCTCTGACGGTGACACTGTTCCTCTCcgctctgctgctgcttccAGTGCTCCTTGCACAGTCAG CCACAGAGTATCCGGTCACACTGGTAGTGCAGGACACCATCAACAACCGCCAACTGTTGACATACACAACCATCATCCCATATAGGGCTGTCCTGCTGGGGGCGATGAGGAAAATAAACCAGGCTAATCCCAAGAACTTCAG GTTTGAGACCAGAGAGGACCCTAACTATGGCCCCTTCCTGGTCAGTGTGAACGGAGTGGCTGGGAACGACACTGCTCACACTTACTGGCAGCTGCTGAAGGCTGATGGCACCCCCACAGATGTGG GTGTTGGGTGTTACATTCCAGAGCCCAATGAAACTGTCACTCTGAAGTTCACCACCTGGGATTAG